A portion of the Gossypium arboreum isolate Shixiya-1 chromosome 8, ASM2569848v2, whole genome shotgun sequence genome contains these proteins:
- the LOC108469652 gene encoding protein OBERON 4, which produces MKRLRSSDDLDSYEKNASKELNQNQNQNRNRSSFHRSSSSSLGFYYKPSSTFDSNSRAKSNLISSSLSRYDRDRSMADEDSSRERERERLVRKRSEHDFDSFDRRKAGFDRYRESGGGGGSSSSLHRSESFCGPHREFPKGFRSERDRTRRESVCGSSWRRLGIDDVRGSSKVQLRDVRDVSSPTRSRDSLGAGRVVGESREREDLRRRSTKAMSTSMSRSPTWSRDSGSEQSKSVGGGIDETRGSKVQLKDVRDVSSPTRSRDSLGAGRVVGESREEDLKRRSSKSKSKSRSPTWSRDSGSEQSKSVGGGGGEEKKNEETLVENGTSSEMEEGEFDPEPQAKCETDLATEAGTGNDGKESCQIEMENVEGGMIPNVEALEEVNEEGVNKREGDVKDDGELQDCGQNLNGGTNEVVNRREGGVKDNDELQDCGQNLSGGTSGTGDKMDDVAGGEVGKEEEGVKVGGESELDSEDALAMKSSCLEGICKENKGISLEMQLEECEAAESNEEVAEENGEHKINNHVVEIGLSQNVKDKGKGVAVESTNITDSAANGVWNERESKATDLETEGPSRGFELFSHSPVRRVEKPEQPGANKKEEKLAFESLDLSLSLPNVLLPIGARDTDEVPGSPSHGRSVQSLTNTFRTNSDGFTASMSFSGSQSFYHNPSCSLTQNSMDYEQSVHSRPIFQCVDQLSQGASQSQNESRHKDIPMFQRILMNGNGSFNHSSELQGNSNSQAVQAPNMHTLDGSSKIPNVLERQLSLQNDVRSPSQSFGSHEIASNYSFENKRGVREKHGGSLYRSRSQKEQEKLLLGGADCAENVMSSIVSEPILVMARKFYEMMGQSVACLKDNIHKIMLDAGKQGQLRALQEALRNRSDLTLEMLLKSHRGQLEILVSLKTGLPDYLRVDDRIPSSNLAEIFLNLRCRNLMCQTSLPAEDCECKACSKKNGFCSACMCLVCSKFDMASNTCSWVGCDVCLHWCHVDCGLRESYIRNEHTAAEVQFHCVACNHPSQMFGFVKEVFQNFAKEWTLETFSKELEYVKRIFSGSRDLRGKRLHEIANQMLVRLARKSDLSEVYSQIMSFLTDADSSKPDNTTVLSGKEQQVKGVNGMAGPCQDATRLKPVYSDKALQLESSSSLLPGFHVDRTGLSEKRPLESELERSGQKQPFLPELDSFVRIKQEEAKMYQARADDARRDAESLKRIAITKDEKIEEEYKSRIKKLRLVEAEEMRKQKFEEFQALERAYRECYGMKTRMEADIKDLLLKMEATRRNLAM; this is translated from the exons ATGAAGCGGTTGAGATCGAGCGACGATCTCGATTCTTATGAGAAAAATGCTAGCAaagaattgaatcagaatcagaatcagaacaGAAATCGGTCATCTTTTCACCGAAGCAGCAGTAGCAGCCTTGGCTTTTACTACAAGCCGTCTTCAACCTTTGATAGCAATTCCCGGGCCAAAAGCAATCTGATCTCATCGTCTTTGTCTCGTTATGATAGAGATCGGTCCATGGCTGATGAGGATAGCAGCAGGGAGAGGGAAAGGGAGAGGCTGGTCCGGAAGCGATCAGAGCATGATTTTGATAGCTTTGATAGGCGAAAAGCAGGGTTTGATCGGTACAGAGagagtggtggtggtggtggtagtAGTAGTAGCCTTCATAGGTCGGAGAGCTTCTGCGGACCTCATAGAGAGTTTCCAAAGGGGTTCCGGTCAGAAAGGGACCGAACTCGTCGTGAGAGTGTGTGTGGGAGCTCGTGGCGAAGGTTGGGAATTGATGACGTTAGAGGGAGTAGTAAGGTGCAACTGAGGGATGTTAGGGATGTGAGCTCACCTACAAGGTCAAGGGATTCTTTGGGGGCAGGGAGGGTTGTTGGGGAATCAAGGGAAAGGGAAGATTTGAGGAGGAGAAGCACCAAGGCAATGTCTACGTCAATGTCAAGGTCGCCAACATGGTCACGGGATTCAGGCAGTGAGCAGTCTAAGAGTGTTGGTGGTGGAATTGATGAGACTAGAGGTAGTAAGGTGCAACTGAAGGATGTTAGGGATGTGAGCTCACCTACACGGTCAAGGGATTCTTTGGGGGCAGGCAGGGTTGTTGGGGAATCAAGGGAGGAGGATTTGAAGAGGAGAAGCTCCAAGTCGAAGTCTAAGTCAAGGTCACCAACATGGTCACGGGATTCAGGCAGCGAACAGTCTAAGAGtgttggtggtggtggtggagagGAGAAGAAGAATGAGGAAACCCTGGTGGAGAATGGGACTAGTAGTGAGATGGAGGAAGGTGAATTTGATCCTGAACCTCAGGCTAAGTGTGAAACTGATTTGGCCACTGAAGCTGGAACCGGAAATGATGGGAAAGAGTCTTGTCAGATAGAAATGGAGAATGTTGAAGGTGGGATGATTCCAAATGTGGAAGCTTTAGAGGAGGTTAATGAAGAGGGGGTGAATAAAAGAGAAGGTGATGTGAAGGATGATGGTGAGTTGCAAGATTGTGGACAGAATCTAAATGGTGGAACTAATGAGGTGGTGAATAGAAGAGAAGGTGGTGTGAAGGACAATGATGAGTTGCAAGATTGTGGACAGAATTTAAGTGGTGGAACTAGTGGTACTGGGGATAAGATGGATGATGTGGCTGGTGGTGAAGTTGGAAAGGAGGAAGAAGGTGTAAAGGTTGGTGGTGAGAGTGAGTTAGACAGTGAAGATGCACTTGCTATGAAGTCATCCTGTTTGGAAGGGATTTGTAAGGAGAATAAAGGGATTAGTCTTGAGATGCAGCTCGAGGAATGTGAGGCAGCTGAGTCTAATGAAGAAGTTGCGGAGGAAAATGGTGAGCATAAAATAAACAATCATGTGGTCGAGATAGGATTGAGTCAGAATGTCAAGGATAAAGGGAAAGGAGTTGCTGTTGAATCTACAAATATTACTGATTCTGCAGCAAATGGGGTATGGAATGAAAGGGAATCAAAAGCTACAGATCTTGAAACGGAAGGGCCTTCTAGGGGTTTTGAGTTGTTTTCTCATTCTCCTGTTAGGAGAGTGGAAAAGCCAGAGCAGCCAGGTGCCAATAAGAAAGAAGAGAAATTGGCATTTGAGTCTCTTGATCTTTCTCTTAGTTTACCAAATGTCTTGTTGCCAATTGGTGCTCGAGATACAGATGAGGTTCCTGGCTCCCCTAGCCACGGGAGGAGTGTGCAGTCTTTAACAAATACATTTCGTACCAACTCTGATGGGTTTACTGCATCTATGTCCTTTTCAGGTTCTCAGTCATTTTACCATAATCCAAGTTGTTCTTTGACTCAGAATTCCATGGACTATGAACAATCTGTTCACAGCCGTCCCATATTTCAGTGTGTTGATCAACTTTCTCAGGGAGCATCGCAGTCTCAAAATGAGTCTCGGCATAAAGACATTCCCATGTTtcagagaattttgatgaatggCAATGGGTCTTTCAATCATTCTTCAGAATTACAGGGCAATTCAAATAGTCAGGCTGTGCAGGCACCAAATATGCACACTTTAGATGGAAGCTCAAAGATTCCCAATGTACTTGAGCGGCAGTTAAGTTTACAGAATGATGTCAGGTCTCCTTCACAGAGTTTTGGGTCTCATGAAATCGCTTCAAATTACAGCTTTGAGAATAAGCGAGGCGTGAGAGAGAAGCATGGAGGTAGCTTATATAGGAGCCGTAGCCAGAAAGAGCAAGAAAAACTTCTGCTTGGTGGAGCTGATTGTGCTGAGAATGTAATGAGCAGTATTGTTTCTGAGCCTATCCTTGTTATGGCTAGGAAGTTTTATGAAATGATGGGACAGTCAGTTGCTTGTCTAAAAGACAACATTCACAAGATCATGTTAGATGCAGGTAAGCAGGGACAGCTACGTGCATTGCAGGAGGCCCTACGGAACCGATCTGATCTAACCCTTGAAATGCTGCTAAAATCACATCGGGGTCAATTGGAAATCTTGGTTTCCCTGAAAACTGGTCTGCCTGATTATCTTCGGGTAGATGACAGAATTCCATCTTCTAATTTGGCTGAGATCTTTCTGAACCTACGATGCAGAAATCTCATGTGCCAGACTTCTCTGCCTGCGGAAGATTGTGAGTGCAAGGCTTGCTCAAAGAAGAATGGTTTTTGTAGTGCTTGTATGTGTCTTGTATGTTCAAAATTTGACATGGCGTCCAATACTTGTAGTTGGGTTGGATGTGATGTCTGTCTTCATTGGTGCCATGTTGATTGTGGATTAAGGGAATCTTATATCAGGAATGAACATACTGCAGCTGAGGTGCAGTTTCATTGTGTTGCTTGTAATCATCCATCCCAGATGTTTGGCTTTGTAAAGGAGGTTTTTCAGAATTTTGCAAAGGAATGGACGCTTGAAACTTTCTCCAAGGAACTTGAATATGTCAAGAGAATCTTTTCCGGCAGCAGAGACTTGAGAGGGAAACGGCTGCATGAAATTGCTAACCAGATGCTTGTTAGATTGGCAAGAAAGTCTGACCTTTCTGAGGTTTACAGTCAGATAATGAGCTTCTTGACTG ATGCTGATTCTTCCAAGCCTGACAATACAACTGTTTTGTCTGGAAAAGAACAACAAGTCAAAGGAGTCAATGGTATGGCTGGACCGTGTCAGGATGCTACAAGGCTCAAACCAGTTTATTCCGATAAAGCCCTTCAATTGGAAAGCTCTTCTAGCTTGCTTCCTGGTTTCCATGTTGACCGAACTGGGCTGTCTGAGAAACGGCCTTTAGAGTCAGAGTTGGAGAGGAGTGGTCAGAAGCAGCCATTTTTGCCGGAACTGGATAGCTTTGTAAGAATCAAACAGGAAGAGGCCAAAATGTACCAAGCACGGGCTGATGATGCAAGAAGAGATGCTGAAAGCCTGAAAAGAATTGCAATCACAAAGGATGAAAAGATTGAAGAAGAGTACAAGAGTAGAATTAAAAAACTACGCTTGGTGGAGGCTGAAGAAATGCGTAAACAAAAGTTTGAAGAGTTTCAAGCTCTAGAAAGAGCTTACAGGGAATGCTATGGGATGAAGACAAGAATGGAAGCTGATATTAAAGATCTTCTGTTGAAAATGGAAGCCACAAGGCGAAACCTTGCCATGTGA
- the LOC108470272 gene encoding protein DUF642 L-GALACTONO-1,4-LACTONE-RESPONSIVE GENE 2 produces the protein MTISASFLLAFTLLLTGCVLGPISLVSAKHGVPSYAHKKIASKPFEGYLENGNFEEQPNPTAIKKTVLIGAHALPKWTITGLVEYISGGPQPGGMFYPVAHGVHAVKLGNEATISQTIPVKPGVLYALTFGASRTCAQDEVLRVSVGTQSGDLPLQTLYSSMGDDVYAWGFIPKTKYATVKFHNPGVQEDPTCGPLLDAVAIKELVRPRATRYNLVKNSGFEEGPHRLVNSTNGVLLPPRQEDFTSPLPGWIIESLKAVKFIDAKHFNVPAGHSAVELVAGRESAIAQILRTIPNKSYNMTFVIGDARNGCNGEMMVEAFAAKHTVKVPFTSRGKGEFKAASLMFKADTARTRITFYSSYYHTRSDDFGSLCGPVLDEVRVYPIA, from the exons atgacaaTATCTGCTTCATTTTTGCTTGCTTTTACCTTGCTGCTCACTGGGTGTGTTTTGGGTCCTATATCTCTTGTTTCAGCCAAACATGGTGTTCCATCTTATGCTCATAAGAAAATCGCTTCTAAACCTTTTGAAG GGTATCTTGAAAATGGCAACTTTGAAGAACAGCCCAACCCGACTGCCATAAAGAAAACAGTACTCATAGGAGCACACGCACTTCCCAAATGGACTATCACAGGGTTAGTCGAGTACATCTCCGGTGGGCCTCAGCCTGGTGGGATGTTTTACCCTGTCGCTCATGGCGTCCATGCGGTGAAGCTGGGAAACGAGGCCACCATTTCTCAAACCATACCTGTAAAACCAGGGGTACTGTATGCGCTGACATTTGGGGCGTCCAGGACTTGTGCGCAAGACGAGGTGTTGAGAGTGTCGGTGGGTACTCAGTCAGGGGACCTCCCCTTGCAGACCTTGTACAGTAGTATGGGTGATGACGTTTATGCTTGGGGTTTCATTCCCAAAACCAAGTATGCCACTGTTAAATTCCATAACCCAGGTGTTCAAGAGGATCCCACCTGTGGTCCATTGTTGGATGCGGTTGCTATTAAGGAGCTTGTCCGTCCCAGAGCTACCAGAT ATAATCTGGTGAAGAACAGTGGCTTTGAAGAGGGTCCTCATCGCCTAGTCAACTCCACCAATGGTGTCTTGCTTCCCCCTCGGCAAGAGGATTTCACATCCCCACTCCCGGGCTGGATCATTGAATCACTTAAAGCCGTAAAATTCATCGATGCAAAGCACTTCAACGTCCCGGCCGGACACTCCGCAGTCGAGCTGGTTGCCGGGAGAGAAAGTGCCATCGCCCAGATCCTCAGGACCATCCCCAACAAATCATACAACATGACATTCGTCATCGGGGACGCTCGCAACGGTTGCAACGGAGAAATGATGGTGGAGGCATTCGCTGCCAAACATACAGTCAAAGTTCCCTTCACATCACGTGGAAAAGGTGAATTCAAGGCTGCAAGCTTAATGTTCAAAGCTGATACAGCCAGGACAAGAATCACATTCTACAGCTCTTACTACCACACGAGGAGTGATGACTTCGGGTCTCTTTGTGGTCCTGTTCTGGATGAAGTTAGGGTTTACCCTATTGCTTAG